In the genome of Quercus robur chromosome 3, dhQueRobu3.1, whole genome shotgun sequence, one region contains:
- the LOC126718689 gene encoding uncharacterized protein LOC126718689 isoform X2 gives MAATAAASSDVSEGPVLNLINKRLRALRKKLNRITQMEEAIAQGKPINKEQEEVLRSKPAVVALIDELDKLRPPLAQAVAEELSLSTQRLHLSPSDSAADDTETNNDIDNNINNNYKSTASSSDEQNRNDESDLGLVEDLLNLLYFGSLFDVKSQGDFTATMLTRTHERGCCLTYDYVTDDATDLLGERDLDSISLLGGLLMSRPVDSSLSHKNALLRCIEHAKLWLAKSDRPIDSNANLTYSALRERLNKIMASDYFTTSPEMKAPVEVAAGNYASFQVPITGPTQVEGSVAQFQHQDAGDFQGQEIGDDESSPVDELQKDEVETESAAEVVSGQHEHIPSQAELEHNEVDSQSKAQQYNPRRPYQNQRGGRGGGGGGRRGYSNGRGGRGSGRGGGPYQNGRNQYYEQPGNYYPRNHYNNRGRGGRGGGQSYNNHGSVVQGGHAPADVGVRS, from the exons ATGGCGGCGACGGCGGCGGCGTCATCCGACGTGTCAGAGGGTCCAGTCCTGAACCTAATCAACAAGCGCCTCCGCGCGCTGCGCAAAAAGCTCAACCGCATAACTCAGATGGAAGAAGCCATCGCCCAAGGCAAACCGATCAACAAGGAGCAAGAAGAAGTCCTGCGCTCGAAACCCGCCGTCGTAGCTCTCATCGACGAGCTCGACAAGCTCCGCCCGCCTCTCGCCCAAGCCGTCGCCGAagagctctctctctccactcaGCGCCTCCACCTCTCCCCCTCCGATTCCGCCGCCGACGACACCGAAACCAACAACGACATCgacaacaacatcaacaacaattaCAAATCCACCGCCTCCTCCTCCGACGAGCAGAACCGAAACGACGAATCTGACCTCGGCCTCGTGGAGGATCTTCTGAATCTGCTCTACTTCGGCTCGCTCTTCGATGTGAAGTCTCAGGGAGATTTCACCGCCACGATGCTGACGAGGACTCACGAGCGCGGCTGCTGCTTGACCTACGATTACGTCACCGACGACGCCACCGATCTGCTCGGCGAGCGGGACCTCGATTCGATTTCGCTGCTCGGCGGCTTGTTGATGTCTCGTCCCGTCGATTCGAGCTTGTCGCATAAGAATGCGTTGTTGCGTTGCATCGAGCACGCGAAGCTCTGGCTCGCTAAGTCCGATCGGCCTATTGATTCCAATGCCAACCTTACTT ATTCGGCATTGAGAGAGAGGCTGAATAAGATTATGGCTTCGGACTATTTCACCACCTCGCCGGAAATGAAGGCTCCGGTGGAAGTAGCAGCTGGAAATTACGCCTCTTTCCAGGTACCGATCACGGGTCCAACACAGGTGGAGGGTTCAGTTGCTCAGTTCCAGCATCAG GACGCAGGAGATTTTCAAGGACAGGAAATTGGTGATGATGAATCCAGTCCTGTGGATGAACTGCAAAAG GATGAAGTAGAGACAGAAAGTGCTGCTGAGGTTGTCTCAGGTCAACATGAACATATTCCATCACAGGCAGAGCTAGAGCATAATGAGGTAGATTCGCAGTCAAAGGCACAACAATACAATCCCAGAAGGCCCTATCAGAACCAAAGAGGTGGGCGTGGCGGTGGTGGGGGTGGCCGTAGGGGTTATTCCAATGGTCGTGGAGGTCGGGGCAGTGGCAGGGGAGGCGGACCCTATCAGAATGGTCGCAACCAATATTATGAGCAGCCTGGAAATTATTATCCCAGGAACCATTATAACAATAGAGGAAGGGGGGGCAGGGGAGGTGGGCAGTCTTACAACAATCATGGTTCAGTCGTTCAAGGTGGCCATGCCCCAGCCGATGTTGGGGTTCGTTCATAA
- the LOC126718689 gene encoding uncharacterized protein LOC126718689 isoform X1, whose product MAATAAASSDVSEGPVLNLINKRLRALRKKLNRITQMEEAIAQGKPINKEQEEVLRSKPAVVALIDELDKLRPPLAQAVAEELSLSTQRLHLSPSDSAADDTETNNDIDNNINNNYKSTASSSDEQNRNDESDLGLVEDLLNLLYFGSLFDVKSQGDFTATMLTRTHERGCCLTYDYVTDDATDLLGERDLDSISLLGGLLMSRPVDSSLSHKNALLRCIEHAKLWLAKSDRPIDSNANLTYSALRERLNKIMASDYFTTSPEMKAPVEVAAGNYASFQVPITGPTQVEGSVAQFQHQDQDAGDFQGQEIGDDESSPVDELQKDEVETESAAEVVSGQHEHIPSQAELEHNEVDSQSKAQQYNPRRPYQNQRGGRGGGGGGRRGYSNGRGGRGSGRGGGPYQNGRNQYYEQPGNYYPRNHYNNRGRGGRGGGQSYNNHGSVVQGGHAPADVGVRS is encoded by the exons ATGGCGGCGACGGCGGCGGCGTCATCCGACGTGTCAGAGGGTCCAGTCCTGAACCTAATCAACAAGCGCCTCCGCGCGCTGCGCAAAAAGCTCAACCGCATAACTCAGATGGAAGAAGCCATCGCCCAAGGCAAACCGATCAACAAGGAGCAAGAAGAAGTCCTGCGCTCGAAACCCGCCGTCGTAGCTCTCATCGACGAGCTCGACAAGCTCCGCCCGCCTCTCGCCCAAGCCGTCGCCGAagagctctctctctccactcaGCGCCTCCACCTCTCCCCCTCCGATTCCGCCGCCGACGACACCGAAACCAACAACGACATCgacaacaacatcaacaacaattaCAAATCCACCGCCTCCTCCTCCGACGAGCAGAACCGAAACGACGAATCTGACCTCGGCCTCGTGGAGGATCTTCTGAATCTGCTCTACTTCGGCTCGCTCTTCGATGTGAAGTCTCAGGGAGATTTCACCGCCACGATGCTGACGAGGACTCACGAGCGCGGCTGCTGCTTGACCTACGATTACGTCACCGACGACGCCACCGATCTGCTCGGCGAGCGGGACCTCGATTCGATTTCGCTGCTCGGCGGCTTGTTGATGTCTCGTCCCGTCGATTCGAGCTTGTCGCATAAGAATGCGTTGTTGCGTTGCATCGAGCACGCGAAGCTCTGGCTCGCTAAGTCCGATCGGCCTATTGATTCCAATGCCAACCTTACTT ATTCGGCATTGAGAGAGAGGCTGAATAAGATTATGGCTTCGGACTATTTCACCACCTCGCCGGAAATGAAGGCTCCGGTGGAAGTAGCAGCTGGAAATTACGCCTCTTTCCAGGTACCGATCACGGGTCCAACACAGGTGGAGGGTTCAGTTGCTCAGTTCCAGCATCAG GACCAGGACGCAGGAGATTTTCAAGGACAGGAAATTGGTGATGATGAATCCAGTCCTGTGGATGAACTGCAAAAG GATGAAGTAGAGACAGAAAGTGCTGCTGAGGTTGTCTCAGGTCAACATGAACATATTCCATCACAGGCAGAGCTAGAGCATAATGAGGTAGATTCGCAGTCAAAGGCACAACAATACAATCCCAGAAGGCCCTATCAGAACCAAAGAGGTGGGCGTGGCGGTGGTGGGGGTGGCCGTAGGGGTTATTCCAATGGTCGTGGAGGTCGGGGCAGTGGCAGGGGAGGCGGACCCTATCAGAATGGTCGCAACCAATATTATGAGCAGCCTGGAAATTATTATCCCAGGAACCATTATAACAATAGAGGAAGGGGGGGCAGGGGAGGTGGGCAGTCTTACAACAATCATGGTTCAGTCGTTCAAGGTGGCCATGCCCCAGCCGATGTTGGGGTTCGTTCATAA
- the LOC126718691 gene encoding thioredoxin H5-like, with the protein MGANFSMVESESGPSRVTAYHSKDQWKAYFETSKQCDKLVVIDFSATWCGPCQFIEPTFKELSCKYTNVDFVKIDVDELEAVAQEFAVEAMPTFIFIKKGKVVDKVVGARKDDLQTKIEKHST; encoded by the exons ATGGGAGCCAACTTCTCTATGGTGGAGAGTGAATCGGGGCCATCTCGTGTCACTGCCTACCATTCAAAAGACCAATGGAAAGCCTACTTCGAGACCTCCAAGCAATGTGACAAACTG GTAGTGATTGATTTCTCGGCTACATGGTGTGGACCTTGCCAATTCATAGAGCCAACCTTCAAAGAGCTCTCTTGCAAATATACGAATGTGGATTTCGTCAAGATTGATGTGGATGAGTTGGAG GCTGTGGCTCAAGAATTTGCGGTGGAGGCAATGCCAACATTCATATTTATTAAGAAAGGAAAAGTGGTTGACAAGGTTGTGGGTGCTAGGAAGGATGACCTGCAGACCAAGATTGAGAAGCACAGCACATAG